A part of Propioniciclava coleopterorum genomic DNA contains:
- a CDS encoding ABC transporter permease: protein MSVIRGELIKLLTLRLALWTILLAAACGALLTGTLAFIGPENATPPMPGLDTPDGVAIVLGLPTVLLFIPALIGTIAITSEYRHRTIGTTFLAVPRRGQVLGAKLVVYTLLGLTYGLASSIASGAALFAGAAARGVTIPVPVGEIILPLLQLALAAAVYMVLGVSIGALARNQLIAIGIVLGYFYFIEFVLMMLPGVNKLYPFMPGGATASLTSFSFLTDTLAEQTSLSPASLASPLMGAVILLAYAGIAGLLAIFVTLKRDLK, encoded by the coding sequence ATGAGTGTGATCCGCGGCGAGCTCATCAAACTGCTCACTCTTCGTCTCGCGCTCTGGACGATCCTCCTCGCAGCAGCCTGCGGCGCACTCCTGACAGGCACACTCGCATTCATTGGGCCGGAGAACGCGACCCCGCCAATGCCCGGGCTCGATACCCCAGATGGCGTCGCGATCGTTCTCGGGCTTCCCACGGTGCTGTTGTTCATCCCCGCGCTCATCGGCACCATCGCCATCACCTCCGAGTACCGGCACCGAACTATTGGCACCACGTTCCTCGCAGTGCCAAGGCGGGGGCAGGTGCTTGGTGCGAAACTCGTCGTCTACACCCTGCTCGGCCTAACATACGGGCTCGCCTCCTCGATCGCATCCGGTGCAGCACTCTTCGCAGGAGCAGCAGCACGAGGAGTGACGATTCCGGTGCCTGTTGGCGAGATCATCCTGCCGCTACTCCAACTCGCCCTCGCAGCGGCCGTGTACATGGTGTTAGGGGTAAGTATCGGAGCGCTCGCCCGCAACCAACTCATCGCCATCGGCATCGTGCTCGGATACTTCTACTTCATCGAGTTCGTACTCATGATGCTCCCCGGCGTGAACAAGCTATACCCCTTCATGCCAGGCGGAGCCACAGCCTCGCTGACGAGCTTCTCCTTCCTCACCGACACTCTCGCCGAGCAGACCTCACTCAGCCCGGCCTCGCTGGCGTCTCCTCTCATGGGAGCCGTGATACTGCTTGCTTACGCGGGAATCGCCGGACTCCTCGCAATATTTGTGACGTTGAAACGCGACCTGAAATGA